One segment of Thermodesulfobacteriota bacterium DNA contains the following:
- a CDS encoding RHS repeat-associated core domain-containing protein, giving the protein MTNFGGIPAPAESRRQYLDFITQENFRFPGQYYDAETGLHYNGFRYYEPEIGRYLRKDPIGFFSGDPNL; this is encoded by the coding sequence GTGACGAATTTCGGCGGAATCCCGGCGCCGGCGGAATCCCGGCGCCAGTACCTGGATTTCATCACCCAGGAAAATTTCAGGTTCCCGGGCCAATACTACGATGCCGAGACGGGGCTGCATTATAACGGGTTTAGGTATTACGAACCAGAAATCGGAAGATACCTGCGTAAAGATCCAATAGGCTTCTTTAGCGGGGACCCAAACCT
- a CDS encoding choice-of-anchor U domain-containing protein, with the protein MKAALGLAVLLALLIGIPAHSFAGCTDEFLVENNTTAPLTVGQSWTPTCDGTLQSITVKADTPNAGLMTLKIYNGQSLAGPDLLSTQTGLPALVHGENTYAVGGVAITAGQQYTFLFTNELGGVNGIKFRYDVTNSYAGGMATAGAGFVAGSDIWFRASVCTATLTYTAGTGGTIIGASPQTVDCGADGSAVRAVPRYGYHFSRWSDGVATAIRTDMNVAADLAVTAFFARDIYTLEYTAGDHGAISGSTPQQVLHGGSGSEVFAVPDPGFAFTQWDDGSIDNPRLDSNVTGNISVTAFFETVITTFALNYTAGDNGSIIGDSTQTVGQGTDGSPVTAQPDPGYRFVKWSDGVATATRQDTHVMADIAVTAEFTAVWTSDEDLPEDLDLDGNGTPDRDQDNIAVVSDGSGLYFGFILPEETALEYLEWIDDASVPDMTNRPDAFPLGLVTFRVLTASPGDTIALTLYCSQPIPEGAIWYKHDPVNGWYDYSGQAVFSEDRLSVTLTFQDGGIGDADGVANGVVVDPSGPALFYEDNGDGTDGGDGDGHHNSGGGCFLRSVLQ; encoded by the coding sequence ATGAAAGCCGCCCTGGGGCTGGCCGTCCTGCTGGCCTTGCTGATCGGCATTCCGGCCCATTCTTTCGCGGGCTGCACGGACGAATTTCTGGTAGAAAACAACACCACCGCTCCGCTGACCGTCGGCCAATCCTGGACGCCGACCTGCGACGGCACGCTCCAGTCCATAACCGTAAAAGCCGATACGCCGAATGCCGGCCTGATGACACTTAAAATTTACAATGGTCAAAGCCTCGCCGGGCCCGACCTGCTCTCCACCCAGACCGGCTTGCCCGCGTTGGTTCACGGGGAGAACACCTACGCGGTGGGCGGCGTGGCGATCACGGCGGGCCAGCAGTATACCTTCCTGTTCACGAACGAACTCGGCGGCGTCAATGGCATTAAATTCCGCTATGACGTAACGAACAGCTACGCCGGCGGGATGGCCACGGCCGGAGCCGGGTTCGTGGCCGGCTCCGACATCTGGTTCAGGGCATCGGTTTGTACGGCTACCCTGACCTACACCGCCGGCACCGGCGGAACCATTATCGGCGCCAGCCCCCAGACGGTTGATTGCGGGGCGGACGGTTCGGCGGTCAGAGCGGTGCCCCGTTACGGTTACCATTTCTCGCGCTGGAGCGACGGTGTTGCTACCGCAATCCGGACCGATATGAACGTCGCCGCCGACCTGGCGGTCACAGCCTTTTTTGCCAGAGACATCTACACCCTTGAATACACGGCCGGAGATCACGGCGCCATCAGCGGCTCCACCCCCCAGCAGGTCCTCCATGGCGGCAGCGGATCGGAAGTCTTTGCCGTGCCCGATCCCGGTTTTGCTTTCACGCAATGGGACGACGGATCTATAGATAATCCGCGCCTGGACAGCAATGTGACCGGGAATATTTCCGTGACGGCTTTTTTTGAAACGGTTATCACCACCTTTGCCCTGAATTACACGGCCGGGGACAACGGTTCCATCATCGGTGACAGCACCCAGACCGTCGGCCAGGGTACGGACGGATCACCGGTCACGGCCCAGCCGGACCCGGGCTACCGTTTTGTGAAGTGGAGTGACGGGGTCGCCACCGCCACCCGGCAGGACACCCATGTCATGGCCGATATCGCCGTCACCGCCGAATTTACCGCTGTCTGGACGTCCGACGAGGATCTGCCGGAAGATCTTGACCTTGACGGTAACGGCACCCCGGATCGCGACCAGGATAATATCGCCGTGGTGTCCGATGGTTCCGGCCTGTATTTCGGCTTCATCCTTCCGGAGGAAACGGCTCTGGAATACCTGGAATGGATCGACGACGCCAGCGTGCCCGACATGACCAACCGGCCGGACGCTTTTCCCCTGGGGCTGGTGACATTCCGGGTGTTGACGGCTTCCCCCGGCGACACCATCGCACTGACCCTATACTGCTCCCAACCGATCCCCGAGGGCGCGATCTGGTACAAGCATGACCCGGTCAACGGCTGGTACGATTATTCCGGCCAGGCCGTCTTCAGTGAGGATCGCCTGTCGGTGACATTAACGTTCCAGGATGGCGGCATCGGCGACGCGGACGGTGTTGCCAACGGCGTCGTTGTAGACCCTTCCGGACCGGCTTTGTTCTATGAAGACAACGGGGATGGAACAGACGGTGGCGACGGAGACGGTCATCATAACAGTGGCGGCGGGTGTTTTCTGCGGTCCGTCTTGCAGTAA